CAATTTCATGGTATCAAGAAAGTTAATTCACAATTTCAAGAAGGAAAGAGGAGTCAGTAGCATTCAGTGCTATAGAGAGTTTAGATGGCTTTTGCATTGGGAATCTATAAACTCTGGAGGATAATATTATGGAAATGATAGAAGTGAAAGTCTGATTGCAGATGAGTAaggagtggaggacagggagggagTAGAACAAATTCATAGATTACCCATGTGAGTATTCCAATCTCAGGGTGAGTGcagaaaaagaaactataagaaaaactttttcaaaaacttAGTGAAAActtctgtaaatataaaaatagagaataaagGATACCAACTTTCACCTTTTGCTATATGCTGAATTAGATACTCTAGTGGGCCCCATTTCTACAAAATAGCTAGATCTTGCATCTGATATCATATACATCAAATTGTACAATAAAATATACAGGAAATTGTCAAGGGGAACAGGAACCCGCACTCTTTGTATGGCGAGACCGAACTTTCGTGATGCCAGTATTGTCAATATACTGGTATATTGTCAATATACCATCTTTGCAATATACTTCTTGTGCTTCAGCTTTCCTGCACCAGTACTTGCAACAGTGAGCTTGTGGTTTGTCTTCTAATAGGATGAACATTTTGGTTCACACCAGCACTACTTTCACTTATACTTTTATCATCTCCAGTATTATCTCCGTCAGCTCCACAGAGAGCAGAGCTAAAGCTCTGATTCAGTACTTCAGCACCCAAGATTCCCATATAATGACTGTTTCACTTTTCTTCTGGGCAATAGCATTCATGTACAGCTCAGCTTCTAATGAAGAGTCTATGGGTTGGGGAAATGTGATCTCAGTTTTTCATACAAATGTTGGGCCCATCTTGAACTCCATTACCTATAGTCTAAGCAATAATGATGTCAATTTTCTACGAAGAAAACCCTAAGAAGAACTTGGCAGCAACAGAATTTGTGTGAGGAATTTGGAGGACTGTATTGTTCTGCTGATTTCGTTTGGGTTTCTTCATGGCTGGATCTTCACATTAATCAAATGGAAATGGAATATATTTTCTACTTTGATTCAgagtcttttccttcctttcatcctcctttccttccttttttttgctttcttttctttctttcttctctctttctgagGTTTCTCAGcatttcctctcccttctcctcttaaCTTTTACAATTGTAATTATGTAATTGCAACATAAAGGAAAATAGAGAAAGTACTATTACTCTGTCTTTGCTATGTGGAATGATATCTACCTCTGGGGCAAATATTGCAGATTCTGTAATAAATTAATAGAATAATATCACAAAATATCTATCTACACACTAAAGCAGTATGTCTAATAAGTTGAGGACTTAGTGCTGAGTATGTCCTTGGTGTCAGTAATAGAATTCATATGCCACAGACACAGTTTCAAATTTGttcacaaaaacaaaagcaatgaacAAGAGCTTTTGTGATTTActgctttcattctttcctgATTTTATTAACACATGCAAAATTTTTGTCAACTTCTATTAGTCTTTAGAAATTAttagatgaaaaaatataaaatggcagTCAGTGTAGATGTGTGCTGAAAATAGGTACTATGGTGAATGCTGCCCTGTTTGGTTTGTATCAACTTCTCCAGCATTAGTcttttcttcatagttttaagTATTCTTTGTTAATCCTATTATACTACTCGACACAgttaatcttgaaaaagaattaCTCTCTGCTACCCGTAATAGATTATGAAATCCTATAAAactcagactcttttttttttaaaatctttgtattCTTGGTGTTTGACACAATTTTTGTTTGGAAATCATTCAGCGTTGTATACTCTTAATATTGcaatgtaaaataaattatagtacTTTTTGCTTCCAAAACATAAAAGCTGGTGTTTCAACCATTCAGTATGAAGAAGATATTGcttaatataaaattttgagATAATTAAAATGCTTCCAAATGCTGCAGTGCCTCTCTTTGCATCTAATcttagtgatttttttatttaaaaatttcagaaagtcaatataaatcatacatatatattttatttctgtggttTTAGAGCATGAATTCattgaaatcatttttaaagtggcTGTGGTTTCATATTTTAAGGCATAAATAAGATATATGAAAGTATTTGTTAATTTCTGACAACAAACAATTCCACTTTGCTTTGACAATGAATTAGGTGTATATTTGTCTTAGAGattgttttttacttttctcattcCCAAGAGAAATTGTGCAGTGGAATAGAAAGCAAGGAATTTTACTGAGGGTAAATGAAaaagctgaaagaaattaaagagtgTTAGAATGGTAAGAGATGTTTTATTAACATTAGTAGCAATTTCTGAGAATATATCTCTAGGGCTAAGGTAGCTGgttgatttaaaaatatgctgTTGATGTATTCCATTgggtaaaagaaaattattttgaaaacctATCTCAGAAGTCCCAATACTTCTAAATTTATCCATCCAcaatatttatattgtatttattttgacTAAATCTGTCATATCTGTACAAAAGCAGATTAACTAGTGTACCATGTAGAGATTTGTAGGCTACATTAAATTATCAGAATAAGACAATatggaaaagattaaaaataacttCAAAGTAAATACCATAACAATACTGTCTTTCATAATTTGGCCTCTATCACAGCTCCAGCATTTTCTCTTGGTATACTGCCTCCTTCTAGCCCCTCCCCACAAAAAAACCACTTTCCCCCCAAATATTCCAACTATCTCTTAACTTTGTATATTTGCTTTATGTCTTCCCCTTCTTTGAATTCATTTGTTGCTTCATCTTAGATAATAATACTGGGATgactgaaaaatatgcaaaacttCTCTGAGTGGAAATTTCTCATATGTCAGcctgcaggggattttctcaGGGAAAATTAAATGCTTAAACAGAAAAGGGGATGATCCAGTATGAGTGGGAAGTAGAACATACAAAAAATAGACACATTAGAGCCTCAGCAATTTTTATTAGTAGAATATTAATCTGTAAAAATTGTTGTGGAGTATAGAGGGGCTACTTGCACTCCAAGAGCAGAGGATTAAGGGGATACTTATACTCTGCTCTTGGAGTTTCCCTCCATATGGAGTAGGAGCATTAGTGCAATCACTTTGCCTTTCTCTAGGCTTTACCTGATTGGGAAGAACATTtaccttctcttttttcatttgttgttcagtcacacagttgtatccgactatttgtgaccccatggattgcagcatgccaggcctccctgtctgtcaccaactcctggagtccattgaaacccatgtcctttgagtcagtgatgccatacaaccatctcatcctctgtcgtccccatctcctcctgccctcaatcttccccagcatcagggtcttttcagatgagtcagctctttgcatcaggtggccaaagtattggagtttcaacttcagcatcagtccttccagtgactactcaggactgatctcctttaggatggactggttgggtctccatgggactctcaagagtcttctccaacaccacagttcaaaagcatcaattctttggcactcagctttcttaatagtccaactctcacatccgtacatgaccactggagaaaccacggccttgactagacggacctttgttgacaaagtaatgtctctgcttttcaatatgctatctaggttggtcataactttagaTTTACATATAAATTCTAACATGACTTCAAGAATAGATGACCTTTAATTTATGTGAATATTTTTGTGGAGAAGAACTAGAGGGATAAATCCCTCAAATTGTTAACAACATTGAGATCTCACCAAAAGATGATAGTTTAAGAAAGTACAATTAATAAGGCAACCTAACctgttcaagggcttccctggtggctcagctgataaagaatctgcctgcaatgcgggaaacctgggttcaatctctgggttgggaagatcccctagagaagggaacggctacccactccagtattccagcccaggaaattccatggactgtatagagtccatgtgttgcaagagtcagacctggctgagagactttcactttcagcctgttTGGAAGCATCAGAAATTTACTTTTGCTCCTATGCTACAGAAATACTTTGATTGATTGAGATGTTACCTGGTGGCCCAAAGTAactaaaatattgaaatcattcaTTGCACAAAAGAATTAGATTTGTTCCAGAAGCAACTATATTTGAGACCCTATGTTCCCTTAATTAATTTTATGACAGAAAACAGATGGactattaaatagaaaaaattcaaaagctttCCCAGACAGCACATCTCTTTGGGACTGTCTGAGAACAACTGGAGTAGAGATTCAGACAAAAAAATTTTGCTAGGAAGAATGTTTGGTGAAACAGTTTGTAAATTCTACAGTTTTATAGAAGACAGTGTATATATCATTACTGCATTTTACTAACAGAGACTAGTCCCTTGGGTGATCTTTTTGAGacctaatttgttttttttttttttttccattgattgcCTAATGCACATAAGACCAAATCTTGAGGCATTTGTAGACCTTTGGGAATTAGCAGTTGTATATTTCTAAGCTCCGTCTCAATATCTGCAAACAACATCAAGATCCAGTCtttgaaaggaaataaatatcttAAGGTGAGTGGATATCAACTTCTCAGCAGAGACAAAGTTCGAAGTGATGCTGGGATTGGTTCTATTTAAACACTGtaattagtgttttttttccttcatgataTTAGGTTAATAATATAAAACAGTTTTTCAGTGCTTAATATATACCAGTTTTTTAATAACCTCTATTAACTAAAAGGATCTTAGGAGGcagattttacagatgaagacattgAGTCACAAGTGATATAATTGCCCTAAATCACACAAATCTTATGTGGTAAAACCAACACATGATTTTAGGTAGACTGAACCTAGAGTGATGTTCAAGCTCTAATCACTATGttactatattttttattttttgagattatattcatttaatttttcaatgACTGCAAAAAGACATACATTGCAAGACAAGCCAGCTGTTCTGAAAACTTTGTCTGGAGAAAGGTAATCCTGAACTTTAAATGAACTTGTTTGCTTCTTGTCAGTCCATACACTGGATGACAATTTTCTTGATCTAATTACCCATTTTTAGCAATACAGTTTCAATATTTCCTATCAGAGGCTCCAATGAGCCAGTTTTCACAGAGCCCAATTATTTTAAATCTCTCTCGTTCTGAAATCTGTTACACTGGCTTGACTAAACACTAAAGGATCTTTCTTATGTAGATGTAAATTGCTAGCAAAATGGTGTCCTATTTAAGGCAGAACTGGCAAATGAAATTCTAAATTATCAGACTTAAGTTGCTGGGCTGTTAACTGTCATTGTTAAAGTTTAAGAAATTGGTGAGAATATTTACATATGGAAAGGTCAGAATGCTCCActatattgttattgttgttgttcagtcgctaaattgtatcagactctttgtgaccccatggactacagaaccTCAGGGATCAGCAGCATGTAATGACCTCATCCTCTTGTTGCTCCCAGTGCTTTTCTGACCAGTTTATTGCAATTGGTATTCCTAAAACAGCAAGAACAGAGTTGACATAGTTGCTAACACAGCTCCTTCTTAAATCTGAATCCGGAATTTCTGTTATTCACAGCTTCTAATAAGCACAAAACTCTTGAAAATTCTTCCAAAGCCACTGTAGAAATGCCTGGAATCTCCTGActgctttgctttttaaattataattaaaaaaaatttttgcttttcatgGTTAAGGAGAGTGCCCTTCTTGATGAGACCCTGGAACAAACACTGCTTTTCTCGGTGAATACACTCCTCTACTTTCATTACATGGGTAAGTGTGCCTGTTACTTTGGGGAACATTGGCAAACACAGGTAAAGTAAACTCAGAACATATTTTGTAAGTGTAAGAATCACAGATGGTAACCCAGTGGTAtaaagttttcaaatctcagtaCAAGTCTTTGTCTTCATAGCTACTCTTTTTCTAGTTGAGGAAGCAAAGATTCAGAGAGGGTAACTTGCTTTAGTCACACAGATTCTATACAAAGTGCTCTTAGCCCATTCTTCACACTCCATGTGTCATTATACAATCACAGCATTTAAGATTTGAAATTGACAAAGATTTTGTTCTAAATCATACTGATGTTTTATAACATTTGCTTTGGATAAAGATACAAATAGGAATATCTCTTTTTCACAATATATGAATTCTATGAAGAATTAAGCTTCATTCTCTACTCAAAAGATTAAACCTTATGATTTATACTTTCTTGACAAAAATACCCACTTCACCAGATCCCAAAGAGACAAACATCTGTTTTCCCAATAGTATTTGAGATTTGGGTATCAAGCCAATTTTGTTCTTCTCTCTCAAATAAAGTTACACCGTAGAAAGAATAACAGGATTTCCCCCATAACTATAACTCTCTATTCCAGACCCTGCAACAAATTAGTTTAGGAAAATGTTATTAGTGTTATGCTATCTTTCAGTGAGAGAAAATAGCAAATCAACATCTGCCCTAGATAGTCCTACATGAAAAAGTAGGATTTTGCAAGAAGAGTTTTCTTAGATTTGTGttgttaaagaaacaaaattttagaataaaaaaaaattaattaggcatacagacacatacacacacatatgcaaacagtactgtccatagaattctccataccagaatacaggagtgggtagtctttcccttctcctggggatcttctcgacccagggttggaacccaggtctcccacattgcaggtggattctttgccagctgaaccacaagggaagcccccagttatactgttcagttcacttcagttcaattgctcagttgtgtctgactcattgtgaccccatggaccgcagcaccccaggcctccctgtccatcgcaaactcctggagcttactcaaactcatgtccattgaatcggtgatgacatccaaccatctcattctcttcatccccttctcctcctgccttcaatctttcccagcatcagggtcttttcaaatagttATCTGGAGGTCTCCTTTTTTGCTCTTAAGTTTCTCTTCTTGCTATCCTGAGCCTTCTTTCTCATGTCTCCCCTCCTCTTTTAAAATTCTACCTTCATTGTGATTTCTCCACATTTGTTAGAAGTATTTCATAAGGAAAAGAATAACAAGGCACTAAGAGAAACCTAagtgcattggcaaatggataaattttattaaatgacaTTGTGACATTTATATTGGTATCTTCAAGGtattttgggcttctctgattgctcagttggtaaagaatccacctgcaatgcaggagaccccattggattcctgggtcaggaagatcccctggagaagggataggctacccattccagtattcttgggctcccgttgtggctcagctggtaaagaatctgcccgcaatgagggagatctggatttgatccctgggttgggaagatcccctggagaagggaaaggctacccactccagtatcctgtcCTAGAAACTCCATGgaatacagtccctggggttgcaaatgggacatgactgagcaactttcactttcacttttcaaggtaTTTTTACTTAGATTCAGTTTATTGGTAAATTGTAGATCACTAGATTAATATCTCCAAATAAGTGAAGAGTTACTGCATATATATTGCTTTTTCTCATTCTACTGGACTCCATCAAAGCACAGTCTAATAATGGGCTTTGTTTACTTGACAGATCAGCAACTTGAGTCTCAACATTAACAGGAATATCTCGACAGGGAGAGAAATCTTTTTTGGTTCTGACCTCTGGACAACCCTTCCTATTGGTAATGATTTTAGTATTATTTGGGATTAAAAAAGGAATTTTAGTCAGTTTATGTCTGAGTCTCTTAAAAAACTGTGCTACTCAACCCAAAATGAATGTTGGTCTGAATAATAAAAACCTCCACTTTAGTCTTAATTCTGTTCAGACAAATTCAGAGTATCTACCTGGAGATGCTTGAATTTCATGGTCTTTGCTAATCTGGTTACTTTGAGCTTTATCCTGGCAACTCTGATTCTCTTTTCTTAAGTTTTATCTAATTTTCTCaattcagaaacatttttttccctcatatgttctttatttttcttttccattgttgtTTACgaaaggatattaaatatagttccctgagctatacagtatgGCGtagttgtttatctattttatatttaatagtgtATGTCTACTAAtacaaaactcctaatttatccctcccctacctccattcccctttggaaaccacaagtttgttttctatgtctgtgagtgtgttcatttgtgtcacactttagattccacatataagtgatttcaaaagatatttattCTCATGTGTTCCCAAAGATAATGACCCTGTGTAATTAAGCCTTTTAATCAATACATACATTGAGCACCCTCAGCATGTTGTGGAAggtagagagagaaaataaactgaAGCGAAGTTACATAAATTTTTGTTTGTGATGAAacagaatttgtttttatttttcatgcaaAATAAAGGCAAATTCCGTATCACTCTATGTACAGAATTTTTTCtccattgattttattttcattcaatgAAAAGTTATTAAGCTTGATTCCTTTAGGTAATAAAGAATGCATGCACTGAAAGCAGGACTCTTTTTCCCTTGATTCCTCTTTAGGAGAAACTAAGTCAGTGAAGGAGAAATCCCCAGTTCTGATAGAACAGCGTTGAGAGAGAAAGATCAGTGCAAGTTTGGCCTCTGATTACGGATAACAGATAAGAGCCAGGAATGAAACTGATTTGTTGATGGCTCAGGAAATATACCTGAAAGCTAATCTTACTTCTTTGCTGTTTCTTGAacaagaaagttttaaaatacagtCTAAGAACAGCCTTTGGCACCATATTTCTGTTAACCACATatgctgacagaggatgaaaagAGTTTCCTGGCTTAACTGAAGTCTTCCATCCAGAGAATAATAGAGAGGTAAGTGGGAGTCTGAATTGATTAAAGCCattgattacatttttttttttttttggtataatatacaatctctttaataagtttgttatgtttctaaattccctgttttaaagaatattatgATGACTCATATAGATGGATTGAGAAATCAAAAAAATAATGACTTTTATTTCATTAGAGCTAGATTAGAAGCCATGTTTCAACCAAATTTGAAGGTTCTATTCATATACGTCAGAGAAAGGAATGAGCAATATTCCTTTAAGgatattaaagaaaaactaattagGTCTTGaaagtttgtacttttttttttttcaaagtgagGTACTTATTGGCTTAAGCCTAGGAGTAAAATGAAAAAGCTATGACTTATAGGGGGGTATTTGAGTGTTGGGTGGGACCAAGGCTCTAGGCTCTACTTCTAATCTTTGTCTTTgagtgtttatttgtttttgttttttggtagatTCTTATGcttttttacttaatttcttttaattggaggataattgctttacaatgttgtgcttgcTTCTGCCACACAACAAATTGAATCAGTGATAGTTACAtgtgcatcccatccctctagagactccctcccaccccatccactTTAGGTCATCACACAGTGCCAGGATGTGCTCTACAATGCTGGCTATACTAACTGAGAAaggagcattgacatatatacacaaccaTGTGTAAAATGAATAGCTTCCTACTAGCTCTCTATTGTACACATGaaagcaaaagtcactcagtcatgtctgactctttgcaaccccatggactagacagtccgtggaattctccaggccagaatcttggagtgggtagccattccctacttcaggggatcttcgcaacccagggattgaacccaggtctcctgcattgcaggcagattcttcaccagatgAGCCAACAGCAAgcccattttacatatgatagtgaATATATGCCAGTGTTActttctcaattcgtcccaccctctccttccccagctgtgtccacaagtccgttttttatgtctgcatctctgttcgtgccctgcaaataggttcatcagtaccatgttCTTGAGCTTTCAAGAGATCACTGGAAAAGATGAAGATATGGGACAGATGAAAGATGGACCCAATCAAGACAGGACCTGTCATGCTGCTTTGGGAATCAGAAAATAACTCTAATGCACCTATTTTGTCTCACTTCTTTCTGCAGATAACATCTTGTAAGGAATGACTACTTTAAATCATTCTTCAGCGAGTGAATTTATCCTTGAAGGGTCAACAAAATGCCCAGAGCTTCAACTGCCACTCTTCCTCCTGTTCCTTGGAATATATGTTGTCACAGTCGTGGGGAACCTGAGCGTGATCTTAATTGCTCTCCATTCTCAGCTTCACTCTTCAATGTACtgttttctcagccatttgtcaTTCATTGATCTCTGCTACTCTTCTGTCATTACTCCAAAGATGCTGGTGAACATTCTCTTTCCTTTAATGCATGACTCAGCTTTacttcttccttatttttttttaatagcagaaGGTTATCTTCTCACTGTCATGGCATATGATCATTATGTTGCAATCTGCAGCccactgctttacaatattatcatGTCCCATAGGGTCTGTTCCATAATGATGGGTATGGTATATTCACTGGGCTTGTTTGAGGCCACAGTTGACACTACCCACATATTAATGTTGTCCTGTGAGTCTCGTATCAGTCAttatttttgtgatatttttcctttgttcagtctCTCTTGCTCTAGCACCCACATTAATGAGATAGTGTTGTTTATCATCCGAGGAGCTTATATCTTGTCACCGATACTGGCTGTACTCATCTCTTGTACTTTCATCCTCTCTAGCATCCTCTGTACTCACTCCACCAAGGGATGGTCCAAAGCCTTTGGCACTTGTAGCTCCCATCTCATGGCTGTGGTTATCTTTTTAGGGTCTATAACATTCATGTATTTCAAGAGTCCTTCTAGCAATACTATGGAGCAGGAGAAAGTGTCCTTCGTGTTCTATACCACCATGATCCCCATGCTGAACCTCTTGATCTACAACTTAAGGAACAAGGATGTGAAGAATGCACTGAGGAAGGTGCTTGGGGGAAAGTAGTCACCCCAACAGAGATTTCCACAGAGAGGAAGATGAAGTGAACCAGATGAAAAGTTGTCATGAGCTCTGTGttattcctttctctcttctagatACAAAATTCACTGTTacttatgaaatatatatttgtgcTTAAGAAAGTTTGAGGCATTTTGGTCATTGTTTATCAAACAATAAGATTTTCTAATACCCAATATAGTCTTtggaaattttatttgtattctaGGAATAGGATTTAGCAGAAGAGGGAGGGCaagtgaacaacaaaaacaaaaaagaatatgttGAAGATATTAATTTTGAAAGTGCTTGATAAATAAGGAGTGGGTTTAGTGTTGTGTTTGAAAAGAGATAATGTTAACTGATTCAACATCTTgaaggacaggaatagagatatCTTTAAACTTCCaatggaagcttttttttttttttttcttggccaaaAGCCATTATATAGAAATACTGAGAATATGGATATCATGACAGAGCTGTGGGGGTTGCAGTACTTATAATAAAGAACCACACAAAGGTGAATTGTGGTgcgtgtggggggaggggagagcatgTTTAGGGTGAAGAGGTGAGGGTAAGAGATGTCAAAGTCAGCCTAGTCTTATCATATTCAGTTAAGACCAATTATAACTAATCTAAAATCtcatgttgcctttctttggaggcTATCACTTAAGCCATAACTAATCCATTAAAAGTCTAGTACAGTGTGGTTCCGGCTTGGGGTGTTGAACTTACTTTATTTTGTATAATCAGTTTAATGAGGGTAGTGCCGTTTCTTTTCTCCTGGAATTGTTATGTATATAGCTTTTTCCCACACTCTATATGAatcatagttttattttcattttttttttggtcactttaTGACTTTGCCTGTGTCCACCATTTCCCTCTGGTGCAGGAATCTAGCCCTCTTAGAGATCAGAAACACAGCCTCCTTGGTGGTTCCTTGCCTGGCCACATCATTTTGGCCATCAGTGCATAACTTTCAGCTTATTCTACTTTTAAGTATGGGGGTTTTAGGGGTTTATGCATGAAGTGGCTGGGGGTCAAGCTAAatgatttttttgtctttgttcaaTGACTTGAATAAGATTATTGAAAAACTTTTAGTTGGGTTTGCCACTGGTATGAAGTTGTGATAACAACTAATTCAGTGGATGAAACGATGATTCTCAAAGACCTCCAGAGGCTGGAATGATGAGCACAATTAATGAGATTAAAATGTACATggataatataatatttatacatcTACCAAAATGATGAGAGGAAAAGACTGGTTAACAGTAGAGAATCAATAAATTAAGAGTACAGCTTCTTTAAAGTTAATGTTACCTTGGCTGCAATAGCTGCATTTTAGCAGAGtaagaaaacttcaaaaaaacAAATCATTTGCATTATAATGATtagaatatttccatttgaatgtaaTTCATACAGTGGCTATCACTTTTCAAAGGCTTATGGCTCCTTATGCATTCTGAGGACCATGGAATTGATGAATAAGGGAGTTGAAATCATACATCCATTCCTATATTCATTCCCTTGGTTATTCATATAGCAAATATTGCAGTACATACCCAGCATTATTTCTCATACTGGtgataaagagagaaataaaagcacagaAGTCCTTACCTTCATTAGATTAGGTTTagtatcaaagaaagaaaatcaacaagaAGACACAtacgtctttttttttaataaatcaggCAAGGCAAGAGAATATGAGGAGAGGGGATGCTtagattcaaaaaagaaaaaaaaagggcagaagtGTGGTTATGAAActtgtggtagtttttgccataggGCATAACTAGGCTATGAGGAAGAAAGTTGAAGAGAGTCACACTTTTTTAACAATTTAAGAAAGCCTTTTTCTCAAATTTCTCATTTCCATACCATCACCATTTGTAAGTGGGCCTCCAGCCTCCATATGCTCGTTTCCTGGCCTGAACACAGCTTATATCTAAGAAGGTGAAATTTGGGGGGATGTCATTCTCTCAAGGAGCTATGGCAAATCTTTGTTTTGGGCCTTCTATTCATTCCCTGTGGCTACTGTAATGAATTACCaggtgaaaaagaaagtgaaaatgttagttgctcagtcatgtcctactcttttgtaggacaccaggctcttctgtctatgagatttcccaggcaagagggccagagtgggttgccatttccttctccaggggatcttccctacccagggatccaacccagttctccacctgagccaccagggaagcccaatagattACCGTAACAGaactttattctctcacagttctgtaggtcagacaTCCAAAAGTAACATGAGTGGACAAAAGCCTAGTTCCCCCTAGAGGCTCTAGGGAGAATCCCATCCTT
Above is a genomic segment from Dama dama isolate Ldn47 chromosome 2, ASM3311817v1, whole genome shotgun sequence containing:
- the LOC133068127 gene encoding olfactory receptor 8D2-like; translation: MTTLNHSSASEFILEGSTKCPELQLPLFLLFLGIYVVTVVGNLSVILIALHSQLHSSMYCFLSHLSFIDLCYSSVITPKMLVNILFPLMHDSALLLPYFFLIAEGYLLTVMAYDHYVAICSPLLYNIIMSHRVCSIMMGMVYSLGLFEATVDTTHILMLSCESRISHYFCDIFPLFSLSCSSTHINEIVLFIIRGAYILSPILAVLISCTFILSSILCTHSTKGWSKAFGTCSSHLMAVVIFLGSITFMYFKSPSSNTMEQEKVSFVFYTTMIPMLNLLIYNLRNKDVKNALRKVLGGK